The following proteins are co-located in the Microplitis demolitor isolate Queensland-Clemson2020A chromosome 3, iyMicDemo2.1a, whole genome shotgun sequence genome:
- the LOC103576581 gene encoding uncharacterized protein LOC103576581 yields MELSRVWVLLVCCLLAVGNVTSAPSPQEPAFELPVQLVGFPVIIAAVRITNFIKKLAYSLNPQTYMGRSKRSSHDEEILDIDQVEKKLVAEMGEKVCIYERTCAKFAAIALKKGHRDPSLDWDEIFSRYKSSPDPMKENYLLSVFMGEIIGSPRLCHQLSKRRACDGDLSD; encoded by the exons ATGGAATTATCACGTGTATGGGTTTTACTTGTGTGTTGCTTACTGGCAGTAGGGAATGTTACATCCGCACCGAGTCCTCAGGAGCCGGCGTTTGAGCTTCCAGTCCAATTAGTTGGATTTCCTGTCATCATTGCCGCTGTCAGAATAACTAATTTCATCAAGAAATTGGCCTACTCACTCAATCCcc agacTTATATGGGACGAAGTAAAAGATCTTCTCACGATGAAGAGATATTAGACATTGAccaagttgaaaaaaaattagtcgcCGAAATGGGAGAAAAAGTTTGCATTTATGAGAGAACGTGTGCAAAATTTGCAGCTATCGCACTGAAAAAAGGACATCGTGATCCGAGTCTTGATTGGGATGAAATATTTAG CCGATACAAATCATCACCAGATccaatgaaagaaaattatctACTGAGTGTTTTCATGGGAGAAATAATTGGCAGCCCCAGACTTTGTCATCAGCTTTCCAAGCGACGAGCTTGCGATGGCGATCTATCCGATTGA